CAGCCTGCCGCTCTACCAGGCAACGCCGGATGAATTCGCAGCCAAGAGGTCGAATTATTTGACGAGACACCATTACTATtcagtttcttttttccccttcaaACAGGCCGTttcaaaaggccaagaaaagCCCCGAGATTCCATAGCCAACCAACCCGCTTAGGCAGATTGTTTCACATACGGAGGCGCTGAAACAGCGACAATCCCGGCGCTTGGCTGATGTGCCCCCATTTTCTGAAACGGGCAGCGTAGCGCCCACTTGGGCAAGTGAATACAATGGAATCCAATCAAGGTGCAATTTCGACGCTCTTTCATGTGTTTGGTGGCTTTCTAATAGCTTGTGATTTAAAAGCGGCAGGCTTCTTTTTTATGGTTGTTTTAAGACAGATACAACCTTCTTAGAAGGGCCTGTGAGGCCGGTGATCTTTCATGCTTTGTGACTTGGGCTGCCGCTTCGGGGATCGGATGATGCGAGTAAGCTTCATTATGCGACAGTGGGCCAACATCTGGATTGAATTGCCATGGCACTTTTTGAGTTTCTTCTGATACTGTGTGTCATAATTTGGATTGATGGGCGGATGAACTGATGACGCCGGTGGAGGAAGTAATGATGAAACCCGTGGTGTAAGTGATGTTGCCTATGAAGCTGCGCAAAGGCATCAGGATGCATGTATTAACTGTCCAGCTGATTCATATTTGGCCATCATATTCCAGATGGACATTTATTATCTCATACATACTCAATATTCATATTACACCTACTAACAGCAATTTAGTGAGCTAGATGCACCCTCTCTCCTAATTGCTACCGATGCTCTTCGTGTAAGTGTAGGGTAGTTGCGCAATTATCATGAGCATTACCGTATATAAAGAACCTATAGATAAGTGTCCATGCATGTAGACAAGTAAAACAAGACATTGTTGATAATGTTAACTACAAATTCCCCTGGGAATCCAGTATAACTTTTCCAAAGCAGAGAGTAACATGATACCATTTATTCAAGGAGCACATCATTCAATGCTGACGAATCTTCCCATGTGTCATATGTAACCCTAACAACCAACAACCGAATTCACCACACCAAACAACATCCAATCAACACTTTTAATTTAAGCATAACTACCACATCTAGTTCACACAATCCGTCGATAGCCAAAACCACCACATCAAGCCTTGTACTCCCCCTTGCCAACCCTctccaccagcttcttcagcgtCTCCGCCCCAAACTCATAATCCTCGAGATCCAAGTAAATCTGCGCACTAATCCTCACAAAGAATCTGTTACCCAGCCAATACATGGGCACAATAGTCTTGTAATCCGACGCCATCGTGCTCATCATCCACACCACGATGCGGTCCCCATCTTCGGCCGGCACAACGACATCCCCCTCCTTCGCCTCGCTCTTGTCGCCTCGCCAGAGAGGAATCGAAATGTTGGCCATCGAGCAGTTTGTCAACGTGCCCTTGCTGTTCTCCAGCACCTCGGTGCCTAGCTTCTCGGCAACGAGCTTGCTGCCCTTCTTGTTCAGGTCCCAGAGGTAGGAGAGGAtcctctcctcgccgcccAGCACCTCCTTGCGGTATTTGACGGCGTCCTTGACGCACAAAATAGGCGAATAGTCCTTTGTGCCAGTCCACTCAAAGTTGTTGACAAAGAAGCTCTTGTCCTTGGGCTTATACGGGGGTTCAGGGCGGATGCTGTGCTCGCCGCTCTGAGATAAATACCCATGGCTCGTAGCCAGCGTCGTCGGCAACAAATGCTGGTTCCGCACGGGAACATAAAACACTGCGCATCCACGCGGCGTAAAGAGCCACTTGTGGCAGTTGGACACGAAGAAGTCGGGATCGGCCTCGGACAAGTTCAAACGCACCATGCCGATGCCCTGCGCGCCGTCGACGAGACTCAGCACGCCCAGCTCGCGACACGCCTTGACCATTCGCTCCCACGGAAACAAGACGCCCGGCCTCGACGAGACGACATCAAAGATGCACACTTTCGCGCGCTTCCCCTCGTCCTGGACACTTTTCACAGTGTCGCGGAAGCGCTGCAGaatctcatcgtcctcaATGGGATACTGAATCGGAATGTCGCGGCTCGTGAAGCGCCCCTCGCCGTGATAGTCGTACAAAAAGTCAATCACCTTCCCGCACGCATCGTACACCGTCGAAAAGCACAGCGCGACGTCCTTCCCGTCGGGATTCCACTTGAGGTTGCGGAACACGGTGTTGACGCCCTCGGTCGCATtgttgacgaagacgacCGTCTCGACCGGGGCGTTGACGACACCCGCGACGGCCTCGCGCGATTCGTCGGTGAGTCTTGCGAGGGTGAAGCGGATGAAGGGGTCGGGGCGGGCTTCGATGTCGTCTTGGTAGCCTCGCAGCTTGTCTTGTATGGCTCTGGGGATGCTGCCGTACGAGCCTtaagagatgagagatgttAGTATaagtgatgatgacgttgagTGTTGAGATTGAAGTTTGTTACTCAGGTACTCACCGTGGTTGAGGTTCGTCCAGTCGGGAGCAAACAAAAAGTCCTTTCTCATCTCGCGGCCAAACACCTTGAATCCATCCTCGCCaaccttggcctcctcccCATCACGTTCTCGAATCGTCAAAGACACCATATTCGACCTTGAAGCTATGAATATCTCAACTCGAACGATCTTCACAAAAGCTCAGCCAGCGCCCTTGGTATGGTATTTATCTCAAATCCCTCCCTCTCAATCCTTTCAATCTATTCGGCAAAAAGACTCACTTCACTCTTCCGAGAACCGGTCTATGCACCAatcacctcttcatcaattcaAACAGAAATTGAAAAATGACGACAATGACAAAACCTCCACGTCGATTCTCACTTTCTgactcttcctcctcacaATCCTCTGCCCCGCTGTTGCGGCTTCGGCCTTACCCCCACCGGAGATTATCTGCGTCAATGACCGAATTCACACCACCAGGCACTGTTTGGCTCACTGCTAGGTGAATCCGAGCACCGAGTCCGCGTTTCGATAGGCGATGGATCAGTTTACTGCCCTGTTAGTAGTTAAGCCTAAAGCTAAAAAGCCCATCAACGGCGCCCTTTAGTGAGGGGGAGAATCTTGGCCCATAAGCCCGTGAGTAACCGCTGAATCAGCGCGATAAAGAACATGTGAAACTCGTTGCATTGAGAGAGACAAGATTATAGATTTTGCCAAGTCTATATAATCCGTTAAGAGAAATAATAGAGGTGTAATGCATGCACCACGCTAAAACCAGTCATCTAATCcatcctccccccctttggTTCATGACTTCTGCTTGTGTGCCCGAtgaacagaaaagaagaaagaaaaagaggcacaAAGTCCTGAATCCCTAGCCCAGCCCTTATTAAACATCATGATAACCGCTAACACCTGTGTAAATGCTCATCATATATGCCGGCTTCCTATGATACCGCTGCCCGGTGTCTATAAAAAAATCACCATCCCTAGCAAATGAAGAGAATTAataacgaaaaaaagaaagaagcagaagaaaaagatgacTCAAGACCATCAGGAGTTGGCATAACCACACCGCTTGCATTCCTATTCCTATTTCTTGCAGCTCCAAGTGGCCGCCCAGTTGGCCAGCTCTGTATAGCCATTGCCGGGTACTGCATGAGCAACCTGTGGCACCATGTGACTATTCGTCCTGAGGCCGGCCAGCGCAAGCGCGGCATTAGCTTCGGCCTGGGCCTTGGTCTCCATTTGCACCTGGACCGGAAGAAACCTCTTGGAAATGCGGCGCTTGTTGCGTCGAAGCTCGCCGTGATTCACCTCCATCGCCTTCCACTGTGGCGCCTTTTCCAGCAGTGTCACCAGCGGGTCCTGGATGTAAAATGCCTCTGGACGCGTAAATGTCGTTGCGGCTCGTACATTGACCGAAATTGAAGCAAGAGGTTCCTCCGTCGcatcttcggcttcggcttcggctggtAGCAAtgccgctgcggctgcttgATCGGGGACGGGACGTAGAGGGGGCAgttgcttcttgtcgtcctcAGCACCCTTGTACAGGCTATCCACCGCGCCACGCTTCTTTCCAATCGTGGGGAATACAAACTCCTCTCCGTCAatcatctttctcttgcGAATGCGGGGATTAGACTTGACTGAGTGCAGGATGGAGCTGAACTCTTCCACCGTGCTGACTGGCGGCTGGCTAGGCGTCGAGGGAacctcttgctcttgctctttgaCCTCCTCCACTGGTTTCTTGGAGCGCCCGTGGTTCGGATTCAATGTCGACGGCGTTCTCTTGGGCCTTTCCAGGGCTCCCGGGGCTGACTTGCGTGGCCGCTTAGCCTTGCCTCGTGGCGTGCTGATCCGCGTAGGAGAATccatgacggcggcggcacgGGGGGTCACTTCAGCGGGAGTCGGGGGGTCGGGGTTGGGGCTGGCCTCCGTGACGACAGCAGCCGAGACGCGTTCCAACGGAGGCGGAGCAGCTGATAGAGAAGGCGGAAGAGAAAGGACGATAGGGAAGGGAGGAGACGACGGCGGGGGAGGCGAAGTGGCCGTGATCCTTCGTAACTCTTTGAGGATTTTCAATGTGCAGTAGGCACCATTCACCTTGGTGTCTCGCAACGCAACAGGATTCTGCGCAggaggcttcttcttctcttcccgGCCCTCTTCAGCGGCCCCTCCTCCTGAgtcgcgcttcttcttgggctttggcGGCTCCGGCTCTTGCCAGAGCTTTGGTATGCGCACCTGGAGATCGGCCACCCAAGCGTCGCAGTCCCACTGGATCCAGTAGTCGATAATGTCCCCCCAGGAGCTCTCTGGTGGCTTGGTGAAGTTGACAAAGACAaccttgccgcccttgctGTGCACCGTCTTTGCAAACTCCCTGACCATGACCTTGAGGCCGTGGACCCGGAGGCTAGTCCCCAGGATCAAGAGCATGTCCGGGTATAAGGCGAGATCGTGCGTCACGATGGGGCTGATAAGGTGGGCGTTTGGGTGCTCTTCGCCGTACAGCACAATGTCGGGACGCAGCTTGCCCACGCCCAGGGCTCGTTTGCCCCTTTCCTGGCGCGCTTCCGTCGCGCCAACGCAGTGAGGACATTCAGGCTGTTGGCCAGAGAGCGTCTCCACCTCGCGGTCGTCATCGTCCCAAGAGCAAACCTGCCCGCAGAGGAAGCATCGTAGAAGCTGCAGAGAGCCATGCAAGAAGACGCACTCCACACCCGACCGCAGCGGCGGCACCTCCTTTCTCGGGGCCGGCTTGGGCTGTTGATTTGGCGGTGTAGTAGTACTGCTAGTAGTAGTTTCATCCTCTTCCGTCTTACCATTGGGCTGGGATGATGTCTGCCGCTGGTCTGCAGGCGTTTGCTCACTCGACCCgtttggtggtgattggcTAGACGCGCCAACATCGCCAGCGTTTCCGCCTTCACCGCTGGATGATACTTCTTCCACCATCTTGTTGAGCTGTGCCGCGTTTGCTGTTGACTTGCGCGAGAAGCGACCTCGACTGCCCGGCCCGGCTAGCAGAGACGTCGACAGGCCaaccttttcttcaatctGGTCAATGTTTTGCGTATAGCACCGCACCAGCTTGCCCCGATCCCTGAGGTGGCCGATGAACTTGTGTGAGCTGGTAGGTTCGGCCTCGCGGACCTTTTGTCGTAGGGACGTTGCAAACTGGTAAAAGACGGAAGTTCTCGTAGGATCCGACCATATCGAGGCGTCAAAGAGGTCCTTGCCCTTCATGTTGGGAAGGGTCGTCTTTCCGGGATTTGATGCCTGTGAGGCCGGCATGGCGTTTGGTAAGTCTCGCATCTCGTCGACTTCCGACGGcgtggtgctgctgcggcggctcATGTTTTCGTCTGAAGGAGAGGATGGGTGGAATGGATCAAAGAGCACCGGTGGCGGTGAAGATAGAGGAGACGAGACTATGTTCTGAGAGACACCCGCAATGCGTTCGCGATCTTCGGCTCgcaatgacgatgatgccaatggcagaGGAAGCATAAACTCTTCTCTTGGGGGAGAAGACAGAggagatgtcgtcgtcggcttgGGCGTGGAGGGGAGCGCGGGCTTGGGACGCGGAGTGCTCGAGCATCCATTCTCCGACGCGTTTAGATCTGATGCGGCCATGGCTTGCTGCGTGTCGGCGGCTTGACTCGACGCAGGCggcatctcagcctcggcgCGCGCCTT
Above is a genomic segment from Trichoderma breve strain T069 chromosome 6, whole genome shotgun sequence containing:
- a CDS encoding aminotransferase class-V domain-containing protein, with the translated sequence MVSLTIRERDGEEAKVGEDGFKVFGREMRKDFLFAPDWTNLNHGSYGSIPRAIQDKLRGYQDDIEARPDPFIRFTLARLTDESREAVAGVVNAPVETVVFVNNATEGVNTVFRNLKWNPDGKDVALCFSTVYDACGKVIDFLYDYHGEGRFTSRDIPIQYPIEDDEILQRFRDTVKSVQDEGKRAKVCIFDVVSSRPGVLFPWERMVKACRELGVLSLVDGAQGIGMVRLNLSEADPDFFVSNCHKWLFTPRGCAVFYVPVRNQHLLPTTLATSHGYLSQSGEHSIRPEPPYKPKDKSFFVNNFEWTGTKDYSPILCVKDAVKYRKEVLGGEERILSYLWDLNKKGSKLVAEKLGTEVLENSKGTLTNCSMANISIPLWRGDKSEAKEGDVVVPAEDGDRIVVWMMSTMASDYKTIVPMYWLGNRFFVRISAQIYLDLEDYEFGAETLKKLVERVGKGEYKA
- a CDS encoding sir2 family domain-containing protein — encoded protein: MPTQHVEPETHGLLQEVANSLLKARKVVVVTGAGISTNSGIPDFRSENGLYSLIQAQFDAANQPTRSTDRFKTDGDGNGNGDGGEEPRPTKRRKVSREPSPDLDEVDRQLNEDIKARAEAEMPPASSQAADTQQAMAASDLNASENGCSSTPRPKPALPSTPKPTTTSPLSSPPREEFMLPLPLASSSLRAEDRERIAGVSQNIVSSPLSSPPPVLFDPFHPSSPSDENMSRRSSTTPSEVDEMRDLPNAMPASQASNPGKTTLPNMKGKDLFDASIWSDPTRTSVFYQFATSLRQKVREAEPTSSHKFIGHLRDRGKLVRCYTQNIDQIEEKVGLSTSLLAGPGSRGRFSRKSTANAAQLNKMVEEVSSSGEGGNAGDVDQRQTSSQPNGKTEEDETTTSSTTTPPNQQPKPAPRKEVPPLRSGVECVFLHGSLQLLRCFLCGQVCSWDDDDREVETLSGQQPECPHCVGATEARQERGKRALGVGKLRPDIVLYGEEHPNAHLISPIVTHDLALYPDMLLILGTSLRVHGLKVMVREFAKTVHSKGGKVVFVNFTKPPESSWGDIIDYWIQWDCDAWVADLQVRIPKLWQEPEPPKPKKKRDSGGGAAEEGREEKKKPPAQNPVALRDTKVNGAYCTLKILKELRRITATSPPPPSSPPFPIVLSLPPSLSAAPPPLERVSAAVVTEASPNPDPPTPAEVTPRAAAVMDSPTRISTPRGKAKRPRKSAPGALERPKRTPSTLNPNHGRSKKPVEEVKEQEQEVPSTPSQPPVSTVEEFSSILHSVKSNPRIRKRKMIDGEEFVFPTIGKKRGAVDSLYKGAEDDKKQLPPLRPVPDQAAAAALLPAEAEAEDATEEPLASISVNVRAATTFTRPEAFYIQDPLVTLLEKAPQWKAMEVNHGELRRNKRRISKRFLPVQVQMETKAQAEANAALALAGLRTNSHMVPQVAHAVPGNGYTELANWAATWSCKK